One part of the Sorangiineae bacterium MSr11954 genome encodes these proteins:
- a CDS encoding NAD(P)H-dependent oxidoreductase, translating into MDKKFELAIIIGSVRQNRFGPVVARWFLQQVEAYGGFHASVIDLAETPLPLVLPPEPPAMATTDARPAEMASVSKTLAAADAFVIVTPEYNRSFPASLKSLIDWHYSEWRAKPIGFVSYSGGSSGGLRAVEQLRLIFAELHAVTVRDSVSFARYWKEFDEEGRLMDPDDAKETASAMLVQLGWWGDALREARTHWAYPSP; encoded by the coding sequence ATGGACAAGAAATTCGAGTTGGCGATCATCATCGGTAGCGTGAGGCAAAACCGTTTCGGCCCCGTGGTCGCGCGGTGGTTCCTCCAGCAGGTGGAAGCGTACGGCGGCTTCCATGCTTCGGTGATCGATCTGGCGGAGACACCGTTGCCGCTCGTGCTCCCGCCGGAGCCTCCGGCCATGGCTACCACCGACGCGCGCCCCGCCGAAATGGCAAGCGTGAGCAAGACCTTGGCCGCGGCCGACGCGTTCGTCATCGTGACACCGGAATACAACCGCAGCTTTCCAGCATCGCTCAAGAGCCTGATCGACTGGCACTATTCAGAGTGGAGGGCCAAGCCCATTGGTTTCGTATCGTATTCCGGCGGCTCGAGCGGTGGCCTGCGCGCCGTCGAGCAACTTCGGTTGATCTTCGCGGAGCTGCACGCGGTCACCGTACGCGACTCGGTGAGCTTCGCGCGCTATTGGAAGGAGTTCGACGAAGAAGGGCGCCTGATGGACCCCGACGATGCAAAGGAGACGGCGAGCGCGATGCTCGTGCAGCTCGGTTGGTGGGGCGACGCGCTCCGGGAGGCGCGCACCCACTGGGCGTACCCTTCACCGTAG
- a CDS encoding TonB-dependent receptor plug domain-containing protein, whose translation MKPILFALTSVLGLAWAGGALAQEKTSDVVEVKVKGAPTTAQKMQQSAQAVTVVDMRRAQQQSADLGEVLARTQGVAVQRLGGLGANTDVSLNGCIQEQLRYFLDGVPLEYAGFPFGIANVPINFVRHLEIYRGVLPARFGADALCGGINAVTDERRDTRLRASYQVGSFGTQRITLDGRYRDRESGFIAGASVYFDYAKNNYPVDVTVADPRGRTQDVSVRRFHDRYHSVGGFAEVGVIDRPWARLLLLKAFASTYDKELQNNIVMTVPYGETRYGETLYGATVRYEQPLARNLELKATANVSRRTIDFVDDSGWVYDWYGRRTTRRFPAGEIENVPHDQTFWQNNVYGNAVLSWKVHPSHILHLAVTPQATFRTGEERERDKGLPIDPQSGDQRLVRIVTGAEYESHWFGDRVENIVLAKDYVMQVDGEVAATTVFRDFSKGYHTFGAGDALRVRFAPWLIAKASYEYATRLPSAFEVFGNGVLVRPNMELEPERSHNFNLGPRLELRRTPIGDITTDVNFFFREGENLIARLITDKYITYQNIYRARTIGIENAAYWELPGRWLRLDGSFTLQDKRNVSDDGPFRAFNGDRIPDLQWMFGSWGAELRFRNIVTNTDRIEPFYTGRYVHEFYRGWESQGNPAYKQSVPKQITHNVGISYILRGGPATVTTTFEVQNVADERVYDVFGLQRPGRSFYLKMTGEI comes from the coding sequence GTGAAGCCGATCCTCTTTGCACTTACATCGGTTCTTGGCTTGGCGTGGGCGGGGGGCGCGCTTGCGCAGGAAAAAACATCGGACGTCGTCGAGGTCAAGGTAAAGGGGGCGCCGACCACCGCGCAAAAAATGCAGCAATCGGCGCAGGCCGTGACCGTGGTCGATATGCGGCGTGCGCAACAGCAGAGCGCCGACTTGGGCGAGGTGCTGGCGCGCACGCAAGGCGTGGCCGTGCAGCGCCTGGGAGGGCTGGGCGCGAACACCGATGTCTCGCTCAATGGCTGCATCCAGGAGCAGCTGCGCTACTTCCTCGATGGCGTGCCCTTGGAATACGCCGGCTTCCCGTTCGGCATCGCCAATGTTCCCATCAACTTCGTCCGGCACCTGGAGATTTACCGCGGCGTGCTGCCCGCGCGCTTCGGCGCCGACGCGCTCTGCGGCGGGATCAACGCGGTCACCGACGAGCGGCGCGATACGCGCTTGCGCGCCTCTTACCAGGTCGGCTCGTTCGGCACCCAGCGCATCACCTTGGACGGGCGCTACCGCGACCGCGAATCGGGCTTCATCGCGGGCGCGTCCGTCTACTTCGATTACGCGAAGAACAATTACCCGGTGGACGTGACGGTGGCCGATCCCCGCGGGCGCACCCAAGACGTGAGCGTGCGCCGTTTTCACGATCGGTACCACTCCGTCGGCGGGTTCGCCGAGGTGGGGGTGATCGATCGGCCCTGGGCGCGCCTGCTTCTTTTGAAAGCCTTTGCGTCGACATACGACAAGGAGCTGCAGAACAACATCGTCATGACGGTGCCGTATGGCGAGACCCGCTACGGCGAGACGCTCTACGGCGCCACCGTGCGCTACGAGCAGCCGCTCGCGCGCAATCTGGAGCTAAAGGCCACGGCGAACGTCTCCCGCCGCACCATCGATTTCGTCGACGACTCGGGGTGGGTCTACGATTGGTATGGCCGCCGCACCACCCGGCGCTTCCCCGCCGGCGAGATCGAGAACGTCCCGCACGATCAGACGTTCTGGCAGAACAACGTCTACGGCAACGCCGTTCTCTCCTGGAAGGTCCATCCCTCCCATATCCTTCACCTCGCCGTCACGCCGCAGGCCACGTTCCGCACGGGCGAGGAGCGGGAACGCGACAAGGGATTGCCCATCGATCCCCAATCGGGCGATCAGCGCCTCGTTCGGATCGTCACCGGCGCGGAGTACGAGAGCCACTGGTTCGGCGATCGCGTCGAGAACATCGTGCTGGCGAAGGACTACGTCATGCAGGTCGACGGCGAGGTCGCTGCGACCACGGTCTTTCGCGACTTTTCGAAGGGCTACCACACCTTCGGCGCCGGAGACGCGCTCCGCGTTCGCTTTGCACCATGGCTCATCGCCAAGGCTTCGTACGAGTACGCGACCCGGCTGCCGAGCGCCTTCGAGGTGTTCGGCAATGGTGTGCTCGTTCGCCCGAACATGGAGCTCGAGCCCGAGCGAAGCCACAACTTCAACCTGGGCCCTCGGCTCGAGCTGCGGCGCACCCCCATCGGCGACATCACGACCGACGTGAATTTCTTCTTCCGCGAAGGCGAGAACCTCATCGCGCGGCTCATCACCGACAAATACATCACCTATCAAAACATCTACCGCGCGCGCACGATTGGCATCGAGAACGCGGCCTACTGGGAGCTCCCCGGTCGATGGCTGCGCCTCGACGGCAGCTTCACCCTCCAAGACAAACGAAACGTCTCCGACGACGGACCGTTCCGCGCGTTCAACGGCGATCGCATCCCCGATCTGCAGTGGATGTTCGGGAGCTGGGGCGCCGAGCTTCGATTTCGCAACATCGTGACCAACACGGACCGCATCGAGCCTTTTTATACCGGTCGGTACGTTCACGAGTTCTACCGCGGCTGGGAGAGCCAGGGCAATCCGGCGTACAAGCAATCGGTCCCCAAGCAGATCACGCACAACGTCGGCATCTCGTACATTCTCCGCGGCGGTCCCGCCACCGTCACCACGACCTTCGAAGTGCAGAACGTCGCCGACGAGCGCGTCTACGATGTGTTCGGGTTGCAGCGCCCCGGGCGCTCCTTCTACCTGAAGATGACGGGCGAGATTTGA
- a CDS encoding SDR family oxidoreductase has product MLNGKRVVLLGGTSGIGFAAAEAVQRRGAQVVVVSRRREKVDAAVARLGPGAEGHAADLAVEDDVRDTFERIGAFDHLVYTAGEPLQIGPLEALRLADARRFFEIRFWGAYAAAKYGARGVRPGGSIVFTSGIASRRPWPGWSTAASICGAMESLTRALAVELAPVRVNAICAGVVNTELWSGATSEARAGLVRMAASLPARRIGQPADLGEAYAHLMANGYVTGAIVTIDGGAMLV; this is encoded by the coding sequence ATGTTGAACGGAAAACGCGTGGTTCTTTTGGGCGGCACATCGGGCATTGGCTTTGCGGCGGCAGAGGCCGTGCAGCGGAGAGGCGCGCAGGTGGTGGTGGTCTCGCGCCGGAGGGAGAAGGTGGACGCGGCCGTGGCGCGACTCGGCCCTGGCGCCGAAGGGCATGCGGCGGATCTGGCGGTGGAGGATGACGTTCGCGACACCTTCGAGCGCATCGGCGCGTTCGATCACCTGGTGTACACGGCGGGCGAGCCGCTCCAGATCGGGCCGCTCGAAGCGCTGCGCTTGGCGGACGCGCGCCGCTTCTTCGAGATCCGCTTCTGGGGCGCGTACGCCGCGGCCAAGTATGGCGCGCGCGGCGTTCGCCCCGGCGGATCCATCGTCTTCACCAGCGGGATCGCGAGCCGCCGTCCTTGGCCGGGGTGGTCGACGGCCGCGAGCATCTGCGGGGCCATGGAGTCGCTGACGCGCGCCCTGGCCGTGGAGCTCGCCCCCGTTCGGGTCAACGCCATTTGCGCGGGGGTGGTGAACACGGAGCTTTGGAGCGGCGCGACCTCCGAGGCGCGCGCAGGGCTCGTGCGCATGGCGGCGTCGCTCCCCGCGCGTCGCATCGGGCAGCCCGCGGACCTGGGCGAGGCGTACGCGCATTTGATGGCGAACGGCTATGTCACGGGAGCGATCGTAACGATCGACGGCGGCGCCATGCTGGTGTGA
- a CDS encoding DUF418 domain-containing protein yields the protein MRQKADILSTMADLAPTPGDEREPLLDVLRALALCVVLVDNTMVSFSGSSYLPDDSPDYFLNESLTGMLFRLLVNLRSMTVMSILFGLGFSMQLARARARTHERGATATYLRRLVVMFGFGIGHVVLLWWGDILWLYALAGLLLLPCRKAGTRTLLVLGLLLAILPRVVVAIPSIEAAVLASKATVHQAKAGMLAAIYGQDYGRVVAAHLRMVIAVHVGSAAWFLPWLGGRFILGFVAGRHRIFERHGEGHLPLFRRLALAGLAVAAVGAAVRMAVMGRTLGLPLMVAVRFFDQAAVLASVVMGMSLVVLVMQHARCRRGLSVLVPIGRMPLTTYLSQTVISTFLFYGWGLGLAHHVQGAKTALIGLLVFAFQLAMATAWIRRYRLGPMEWVWRTLTYGRRQPMRRDAAPFRKEPDPGLSA from the coding sequence ATGCGGCAGAAGGCCGACATTCTCAGCACCATGGCCGATCTCGCCCCCACCCCCGGAGATGAGCGCGAGCCCCTGCTCGATGTGCTGCGCGCGCTGGCGCTATGCGTCGTGTTGGTCGACAACACCATGGTGTCGTTCAGCGGCTCATCGTACTTGCCCGATGACTCGCCCGATTACTTCTTGAACGAATCGCTCACCGGCATGCTGTTTCGCCTTTTGGTGAACCTCCGCTCGATGACGGTCATGTCCATCTTGTTCGGCCTCGGCTTCTCCATGCAGCTGGCGCGAGCGCGCGCCCGCACCCACGAGCGCGGCGCGACGGCGACCTACCTGCGAAGGCTCGTCGTGATGTTCGGGTTTGGCATTGGCCATGTCGTTTTGCTGTGGTGGGGCGATATTCTTTGGCTCTATGCGCTCGCCGGGCTTTTGCTCCTTCCGTGCCGCAAGGCCGGCACGCGCACGCTCCTGGTCCTGGGGCTCTTGTTGGCCATTCTGCCGCGCGTGGTGGTGGCCATTCCCAGCATCGAAGCGGCGGTCCTGGCGAGCAAGGCCACGGTGCACCAAGCCAAGGCGGGCATGCTCGCCGCCATCTACGGCCAGGATTATGGCCGCGTCGTCGCGGCGCATCTGCGCATGGTCATCGCCGTTCATGTCGGCAGCGCCGCGTGGTTTCTGCCGTGGCTGGGCGGACGGTTCATCCTCGGCTTCGTGGCCGGGCGGCATCGCATCTTCGAGCGCCACGGTGAAGGGCATCTGCCGTTGTTTCGCAGGCTGGCCCTCGCCGGTCTGGCGGTCGCCGCGGTGGGCGCCGCCGTTCGCATGGCGGTCATGGGGCGCACGTTGGGGCTGCCGCTGATGGTGGCGGTGCGCTTCTTCGATCAAGCGGCGGTGTTGGCCTCGGTGGTCATGGGCATGTCGCTGGTGGTGCTGGTGATGCAACATGCCCGGTGTCGGCGCGGGCTGTCCGTGCTCGTTCCCATCGGGCGGATGCCGCTCACCACGTACCTGTCGCAAACGGTGATTTCGACGTTTCTCTTTTACGGCTGGGGGCTCGGCCTCGCGCATCATGTGCAAGGCGCCAAGACGGCGCTGATCGGGCTTTTGGTGTTCGCGTTTCAGCTGGCGATGGCCACGGCCTGGATTCGGCGGTATCGGCTGGGCCCCATGGAGTGGGTATGGCGCACCCTCACGTATGGCCGGCGGCAGCCGATGCGGCGGGATGCGGCTCCCTTTCGGAAGGAGCCGGATCCGGGGTTGAGCGCGTAG
- a CDS encoding LysR family transcriptional regulator has translation MLPDLNQMVIFAAVLDTGSFTAAAKALGIPKSTVSKRVAELEDRLGTRLLNRTTRRVKPTAAGAAYYAQCRKIVGDAQAADRIAAEGSGALRGLVRVTAPRLLEAIVEPVMTRFLAENVHVSLDLLITNRRVDLVEEGVDLAIRPGVLPDSSMIARRLGDVAHCVSAAPDYLARHPPVTKPLDLREHDCISFSSKGGQRTWTFERDGEKIAVPVRGRYSVSSAALVRRAAVAGLGVASVPEFIVADDLLAGRLVRILPGWSLGRGAVQLVYPGGRHASPSVRALIDRLVSAFADDPPWSRRAHV, from the coding sequence ATGCTCCCGGATTTGAATCAGATGGTCATCTTCGCCGCCGTACTGGACACGGGCAGCTTCACGGCGGCGGCCAAGGCGCTCGGCATCCCGAAATCGACGGTGTCGAAGCGGGTGGCGGAGCTCGAGGACCGGCTGGGCACGCGGCTCTTGAACCGCACCACGCGAAGGGTGAAGCCCACCGCCGCCGGCGCCGCCTACTACGCGCAGTGCCGGAAGATCGTGGGGGACGCGCAGGCGGCCGACCGCATCGCCGCCGAGGGCAGCGGGGCGCTGCGCGGGCTCGTGCGGGTCACCGCGCCGCGCCTACTCGAGGCCATCGTGGAGCCGGTGATGACGCGGTTTTTGGCGGAGAACGTCCATGTGTCGCTGGACCTGTTGATCACCAACCGGCGCGTCGATCTGGTGGAGGAGGGCGTCGATCTGGCCATCCGCCCGGGGGTGCTGCCCGACAGCTCGATGATCGCCCGCAGGCTCGGCGACGTCGCCCACTGCGTGAGCGCGGCCCCCGATTACCTGGCGCGCCATCCCCCGGTGACGAAGCCCTTGGATCTGCGCGAGCACGATTGCATTTCGTTCTCGAGCAAGGGCGGGCAGCGCACATGGACGTTCGAGCGCGACGGCGAGAAGATCGCGGTGCCCGTGCGCGGCCGCTACAGCGTCTCCTCGGCGGCGCTCGTGCGCCGCGCCGCGGTGGCGGGGCTCGGCGTCGCCAGCGTCCCGGAATTCATCGTGGCCGACGATCTGCTCGCGGGCCGCTTGGTGCGGATCCTGCCCGGGTGGAGCCTCGGGCGCGGGGCCGTGCAGCTCGTCTACCCCGGCGGACGCCACGCGAGCCCGAGCGTGCGCGCGCTCATCGACCGGCTCGTCTCTGCGTTTGCCGACGATCCGCCGTGGTCGCGCCGCGCGCACGTGTAG
- the fusA gene encoding elongation factor G, whose product MAARIPLNRIRNIGISAHIDSGKTTLTERVLFYTGRIHKIHEVRGKDGVGAKMDSMDLEREKGITIQSAATYCVWNGSQQQIQPHNINIIDTPGHVDFTIEVERALRVLDGAILVLDSGKGVQSQSITVDKQMKRYRVPRIAFVNKMDNPGANYERVAEMLKEKLGHHPVKLQVPIGAESDFRGIIDPIVGKAFFFDGQDGEVIREEDVPAEFAEAAKAAREKIIHDVADVDDELAEKFLAEEPISVDDLRAAIRRATLALKMTPVMCGSAIKNKGVQLLLDGVVHYLPNPTEVVNEGHDQEKGEEKIVIDSDPTKPFVGLAFKLQQDKYGQLTYFRVYQGTVTSGDTIYNVSNEMRKVRVPRMFRMHSDDREEITSAEAGDIVAFYGVEASSGETFTDGKQAVTLTSMHVPAAVISLAVAPKDRSSEANFSKALNRFTKEDPTFRVHQDEESQQTIISGMGELHLDIYMERMRREYNCDVVAGKPQVAYREAITRRAEINYTHKKQTGGSGQYAKVMGYLEPLPADAVETYEFVDDITGGSIPREFIGSCDKGFREGIRKGTTIGFPVVGVRAVINDGASHAVDSSEMAFKTAALMGFREAYAKAAPTILEPIMKVEIDAPTEFQGAVVGQVNQRRGVILETVSGDSVSVTCEVPLNAMFGYSTDLRSATQGKGTFTMEFSRYAVVPKQEQDEMTKKYREKLAADAKK is encoded by the coding sequence GTGGCAGCTCGCATCCCCCTAAACCGCATTCGTAACATTGGCATCTCGGCGCACATCGACTCCGGAAAGACGACTCTAACCGAGCGCGTCCTGTTCTACACGGGTCGGATTCACAAAATCCACGAGGTGCGCGGCAAGGACGGCGTCGGCGCCAAGATGGACTCGATGGATCTCGAGCGCGAAAAAGGCATCACGATCCAGTCCGCGGCGACGTACTGCGTTTGGAACGGCTCGCAGCAGCAGATCCAGCCGCACAACATCAACATCATCGACACCCCCGGCCACGTGGACTTCACCATCGAGGTGGAGCGCGCGCTGCGCGTGCTCGACGGCGCCATCCTGGTGCTCGACTCGGGCAAGGGCGTGCAGAGCCAGTCGATCACCGTCGACAAGCAGATGAAGCGCTACCGCGTTCCGCGCATCGCGTTCGTCAACAAGATGGACAACCCGGGCGCGAACTACGAGCGCGTGGCGGAGATGCTCAAGGAGAAGCTCGGCCACCACCCGGTCAAGCTCCAGGTGCCGATCGGCGCCGAGTCGGACTTCCGCGGCATCATCGACCCCATCGTGGGCAAGGCGTTCTTCTTCGACGGCCAGGACGGTGAGGTCATTCGCGAGGAGGACGTCCCCGCCGAGTTCGCGGAGGCCGCCAAGGCCGCGCGCGAAAAGATCATCCACGACGTGGCCGACGTCGACGACGAGCTCGCCGAGAAGTTCCTCGCCGAGGAGCCGATCTCGGTCGACGATCTGCGCGCCGCCATCCGCCGCGCGACCCTGGCCCTCAAGATGACCCCCGTCATGTGCGGCTCGGCCATCAAGAACAAGGGCGTGCAGCTCCTGCTCGACGGCGTCGTGCACTACCTCCCCAACCCGACCGAGGTCGTGAACGAAGGTCACGATCAGGAGAAGGGCGAGGAGAAGATCGTCATCGACTCCGATCCGACGAAGCCCTTCGTCGGCCTGGCGTTCAAGCTGCAGCAGGACAAGTACGGGCAGCTCACGTACTTCCGCGTCTACCAGGGCACGGTTACGTCCGGCGACACCATCTACAACGTGAGCAACGAGATGCGCAAAGTGCGCGTCCCCCGTATGTTCCGCATGCACTCCGACGACCGCGAGGAGATTACGTCCGCCGAAGCCGGCGACATCGTCGCGTTCTACGGCGTCGAGGCCAGCTCCGGCGAGACGTTCACCGACGGCAAACAGGCCGTGACCCTCACGTCCATGCACGTGCCGGCCGCCGTCATCTCGCTGGCGGTGGCGCCGAAGGATCGCTCCTCCGAGGCGAACTTCTCCAAGGCGCTCAACCGCTTCACGAAGGAAGACCCCACCTTCCGCGTGCACCAGGACGAGGAGTCGCAGCAGACCATCATCAGCGGCATGGGCGAGCTCCACCTGGACATCTACATGGAGCGCATGCGCCGCGAGTACAACTGCGACGTCGTTGCAGGCAAGCCGCAGGTGGCCTACCGCGAGGCGATCACCCGCCGGGCGGAGATCAACTACACGCACAAGAAGCAGACCGGCGGCTCCGGCCAGTACGCCAAGGTCATGGGCTACCTCGAGCCGCTGCCGGCCGACGCCGTCGAGACCTACGAGTTCGTCGACGACATCACCGGCGGCTCGATCCCGCGCGAGTTCATCGGGTCGTGTGACAAGGGCTTCCGCGAGGGCATCCGCAAGGGCACCACCATCGGCTTCCCCGTCGTCGGCGTCCGCGCGGTCATCAACGACGGCGCCTCGCACGCCGTCGACTCGTCCGAAATGGCGTTCAAGACCGCGGCGCTCATGGGCTTCCGCGAAGCCTATGCGAAGGCCGCGCCGACCATCCTCGAGCCCATCATGAAGGTCGAAATCGACGCCCCCACCGAGTTCCAGGGCGCCGTCGTGGGCCAAGTCAACCAGCGCCGCGGCGTCATTCTGGAGACCGTCTCCGGCGACAGCGTCAGCGTCACCTGCGAGGTGCCGCTCAACGCCATGTTCGGTTACTCGACCGATCTCCGCTCTGCCACGCAGGGCAAGGGCACCTTCACCATGGAGTTCTCCCGTTACGCGGTCGTCCCCAAGCAGGAGCAGGACGAGATGACCAAGAAGTACCGCGAGAAGCTCGCCGCCGACGCCAAGAAGTAA
- a CDS encoding LysR family transcriptional regulator, protein MTKYQHSSSPADGRLLSGIDAFLAVVRCGSFMAAAEPLAMTQSGVSRAIARLEERLGVRLFDRTSRTIALTDEGRTFHERVAPLLAGIEEAASDAAGAGGRVSGRLRVQVAPLAAHLVLAPHIDRFMSMHPLLAVEIVEDAEMGDLVGGGFDAAILFGEPAPSALVHRRLLETRVLTCAARSYIERRGRPKHPRDLGGGEHECILFRDPATRRPFEWVFQRGREIVPVDAKGRLVVSHPSTAIAACIAGYGVAQMLEIGARKLVREGAVEQLLPEWAEERFPLYVYYPSRHLPPARVRAFVDWVVSLAQIAGRRA, encoded by the coding sequence ATGACGAAATATCAACATTCGTCGTCGCCCGCGGACGGCCGCCTCTTGAGCGGCATCGACGCGTTCCTCGCGGTGGTTCGGTGCGGCAGCTTCATGGCGGCCGCCGAGCCCTTGGCGATGACGCAATCGGGGGTGAGCCGCGCCATCGCCCGGCTCGAGGAGCGCCTCGGTGTGCGGCTCTTCGATCGAACGTCGCGCACCATCGCCTTGACCGACGAAGGGCGCACGTTTCACGAGCGCGTGGCCCCCTTGCTCGCGGGCATCGAGGAGGCGGCGAGCGATGCGGCCGGCGCCGGCGGGCGGGTATCGGGCCGATTGCGCGTGCAGGTGGCCCCGCTCGCCGCGCACCTCGTGCTCGCCCCGCACATCGATCGCTTCATGAGCATGCACCCGCTGCTCGCCGTGGAGATCGTGGAGGACGCCGAGATGGGAGATCTCGTCGGCGGAGGCTTCGACGCGGCCATCCTCTTCGGCGAGCCCGCCCCCTCGGCCCTGGTGCACCGGCGTCTCCTCGAGACCCGCGTCCTCACGTGCGCGGCGCGCTCGTACATCGAGCGGCGCGGCCGTCCCAAACATCCGCGCGATCTCGGCGGCGGAGAGCACGAGTGCATCCTCTTTCGCGATCCCGCGACGCGCCGGCCCTTCGAGTGGGTCTTTCAACGCGGCCGGGAGATCGTCCCCGTCGACGCCAAAGGGCGCCTCGTGGTCAGCCATCCCTCGACCGCCATCGCCGCGTGCATCGCTGGTTACGGCGTCGCGCAAATGCTCGAAATTGGCGCGCGCAAGCTCGTGCGCGAGGGCGCCGTCGAGCAGCTGCTCCCCGAGTGGGCCGAGGAGCGATTCCCGTTGTACGTCTATTACCCCTCACGCCACCTGCCGCCGGCGCGCGTGCGCGCCTTCGTCGACTGGGTGGTGAGCTTGGCCCAAATCGCAGGGCGACGCGCGTGA